The Orcinus orca chromosome 1, mOrcOrc1.1, whole genome shotgun sequence DNA window tggggggagagtgTGACCGGCAGGGCCCAGGGCTCTGTCCACTCCATCGATGCTGCCCATTGTGTGTCCAGATCCAGGAGATCGTGGTGGAGACGCCTGCCTTGGCTGCTGAGCGTGAGAGGTGAGGGCAGAGTGGAGAGGTGAGGACCCTGGGACTGGGCTACCAGGGGGTATTGACGGCCTCTGGGTCCACAGGAGCCAGGAGTCTCCGGAGTCACCCGTGCCCGCGCTCTCCACGCTGCGCATCAAGTCTGAGAATGGCGAGCAGGCCTTCCTGCTGCTGATGCGGCCGGAGGACACAGTCGGTGATGTGCGCACCCTGCTTGCACAGGCCAGGTGGGCGCGGGGCTCAGCTGGCGTCCGCAGCGGGGCTCTGGCCCCACGACCCGGCCTGATTCGTTCTTCCCTGTCCCCAGGGCCGTGGAGGCCACCACCTTCGAGATCTTCAGTACGTTCCCGCCCACAGTCTACCACAATGACGCTCTCACGCTGCAGGCCGCGGGCCTGGTGCCCAACGCCACGCTGCTGCTTCGGGCGCGCCGGGCTCCGCTGCCCGCCCCCGGCCCCGAATAAAGCGCCCACCCCAACGCCGGCTGCTCTGCAAGGCTCTCTTGGCAGGGCAGCCCAGCAGCACTAGCTCCGCCAAGGAGGGGGCGGCGCCGCCCCTCTGTAACTCGAGCCCCATCTGGCGGGCCTGGCCGCTGGGTCTTTGTCCTCTAGGTTCCTCTTTCTGCCCAGAAGGGCTAAGCTGCTCCAGGGGAGAGAGGGCCCGCCCCAGCCCAGCGCCTCTTGTGCCAGTGTGCAGATCCCTGCGCACAGACACGCGCAGGGCCACAAGCACGTGGGGACACTTCAACACTATGCATCAAAGCCACTGCCCCAACGCTGACAGAACTGCATCTGGGCACCCACTTCCATGACACACCCACACCTAGCCGAGCTGTTGGGACACAGGCAGGTGGCCACGAGGCACAGCCGCGTTACTGACTGGCATGCAAACGTGCAGTATACACCAAGGTAATGGACACCATCACGTGCATGTGCACTGGAGGGTGACCCACCCACACTCTCTAGAAACCGTTGGTCCACACAGGTATGTGTGTGCTGGACATATATCCAAACACACGCACTGTCAATCGCACACAGAGGTGCCACACGGGAGCACAGCCTCAGCACAATTACATCTACCAGACTTGCTCAGAGCAGGGACCCGGGATGTCCACGCAACACCAAAGACACGATGCCAATGGAATGGAACATTTAATTGTTTCTGCGGTGCTCCCGGATGGGGATTGCGGGGCCTTTGGCAGAGCCCTGGCTAATGGAACCAAGAAAGGTGCCTATCAGCCAGTGCCAGGCAGGGTGGCAGCCTCAGGGCCAGGCTGAGGACAACCAGCACTTGGGCTGTTGCTTAAGACAATTTCTGAGACTAGTGGGTAAGGAATGTTGCCTTTGAGACTAGTGGGTAAGGAATGTTGCCTTTGAATAGAGAAGAGGGAGCTACAGTTAGGGGAGGCGGTAGGTcttgggttggggggaggggctcCAAGGTCGGAAGGTTAGGAATAACGGAGTTGTCACAAGGTCCTTCATGGGTGATGGCTGGGGGGAACGTGGTGATGGAGTCCAGGGGGCTGACTCGGCTCAGGCCAGTTTCAGGAACTCCTGCAGTGTGTTTTGCTCCACAGCCTCCACGAAGAGCTCAtagtcctgggggaggggacaagAGGTGGTCACCTGAGTACTGGTGCTTTGTCTCAGGTCTGACTCTGGCTGGTTTCCTCCTACAACACTCCCTccatccccaacccccaggcccatACCCCACAGTACTGGTCCCCGTTGACAATCTGGGGTGGGGTGGCCTTGGGGTTGCCCGCCAGGGCTCGCATCTCATCCCGCAGGGCGTTGTCTTGGGAGATGTCCACTAGCTGGTACTGGATGCGCTTCCCATCCAGGATGCGGGTCACCTCGCTCTGCTGGGACTTGATCTGGGGGCAAAGGGCGGGCAGGGGTTAGTGAGCAGACTAGAGGGTTTATGGGGGGAACCCTGggcagaaaaaaagagagtgtGGCCAGGAGCTTTTGTCCCCCTGTCGCGCTCCACGCCCTAGGGGAGGGTTCTGGCCACTAGGAGTTGGGAGGAGGAGTCAGGAgtgtggaaggagagagggacCACCAACCATGAGGAGAGGAGTCAGAGTGAACATAAGAGATAAATTAAGGGTGGGGAGAGCCAGGAGCTCGGAAAGAGAAAGCAGGGCAGGCCTGGGTGGAGACCGGTAAGGCGCCACCTCCGCCcccaggtacacacacacacacacagtggaggagaggaagggcaaGATAAGGACATGGTCAAGGCTCAGCCTGATAGTGGGTGTGCAGACGACCCAGGATGCCCGAAGGTGGTGTTCAGGATGGGGCCGCGGAGCCTGCCCCCACCCAACTCAGGAGGCCGTGTCCAGCACCTCGCCGCCCCCGCCCTGGGGGCGGGTCCCAGGCGCCGGGTCCAGAGCAACAGGACCACCACCAGCGCTCTACCCCAGGGCGCGCACTCACTTCGCGGGAGCCGGTGACCGACGTGCTGTAAACGCGCAGGCCGCTCATGCTGCGGATGGGCCGACGGGCCGACAGGCAGACGGGGTAGCGGTGGCAGCAGCTGCACGGCCTGGAGACGAGGCCGCCGCGCTCGGGAGCGGTTTCCTTCCTGCTCAGCCCGCGAGTCATAGCTCTCGGGACCAATGGGCGGCACGGACAGGCGCGCGGCCGGGGCGGGGCCTGCGCGACCCCGCCCCACGCAGCGCCgggccccctcccgccccccttGGGGACCGGGCGCACCGAGGACCCCTGTCCCACGCAGGGCCGCCCTTTTCAGCCTTCCGAGCTGGGGCTGACAGTGTGAGGCTGGGGAGCGAGCTGACGGCAGGAAGGGCCGGGGAGGGCGTGCGTGAGGGTTTGGCAGAGGCCTCCCCTTCAGCCTCGCGCGGGTTTGCTGCACCCAACTAACTACCCACCCCCGGTGCCACGACAGCGCTGCTCCGCTCCGGGCTTTGAAGTCTTGGGCTGTTTTCAAACCTAAAGTTCCCCCGCTAGGGAGCTTCGCTTCACGGGATGCCCCCCGACCCCAACACGCATACACTGCCCCAGGGGCCACCCACACGTAGCTAACCCCGCGGCACACCACAGCACGGAGGGCCTCTGATTAGAGATTTCCCCAGAGTTCATCTCCGCTCAGATCGGCAGGTTTAGACAAGTGAGGGTGGTGGCAGGAGACGGGGCCACACCCTCACAGAGCCAGATGGAGGCCAAGGTATGAAAGAGGTTTCTAGTTCTGGACTGGGTGGAGGTAGAGGTTGGTGTCAGGACTCCTGAGAGTCTGGGCCCTTGTTAAAGATACACTGCTGGTCTTGGGgtggccccagccccaccccaactCCTCGCAGAAGATGGCACAGGGTGCAGAGGAAGCAACCAGCCCAACATTGGACCCCCAGCCATCTGTCTGGGGTTGGACATGACACCCCTCATTAGTCCTCCCAGGTCCAGGGCTCCGAGAACAGCCCAGGAAGACAACCCTAGCTCCTGGAGGCAAACACAGAGTCCTGCCTTACCCTGGGGAAGCCACTTCCTTACAGCAACCCACAGGCAAAGACTTCCTCCTCAGAGGATTACTGAAACTCAATGA harbors:
- the SH3BGRL3 gene encoding SH3 domain-binding glutamic acid-rich-like protein 3; protein product: MTRGLSRKETAPERGGLVSRPCSCCHRYPVCLSARRPIRSMSGLRVYSTSVTGSREIKSQQSEVTRILDGKRIQYQLVDISQDNALRDEMRALAGNPKATPPQIVNGDQYCGDYELFVEAVEQNTLQEFLKLA